The following proteins are encoded in a genomic region of bacterium:
- a CDS encoding gamma-glutamyl-gamma-aminobutyrate hydrolase family protein (Members of this family of hydrolases with an active site Cys residue belong to MEROPS family C26.), translated as MEIPVEQEAFEHALREGKPVLGVCRGMQFLNVALGGAMLQDLPVTLVEHEQVGERSRFHPVDIVPGTRLASLTGVEGPLRVNSRHHQGRRTSPPGCA; from the coding sequence GTGGAAATTCCGGTTGAGCAGGAAGCCTTCGAGCACGCCCTGCGCGAGGGGAAGCCGGTGCTGGGCGTCTGCCGCGGCATGCAGTTCCTCAATGTGGCCCTCGGCGGAGCGATGCTCCAAGACCTCCCGGTCACCCTGGTCGAACACGAGCAGGTGGGCGAGCGGTCACGGTTCCATCCCGTGGACATCGTGCCCGGGACGCGCCTCGCGTCGCTCACCGGCGTCGAGGGGCCGCTGCGAGTGAACAGCCGGCACCATCAGGGGCGGCGCACGTCGCCCCCGGGCTGCGCGTGA
- a CDS encoding MarR family transcriptional regulator has protein sequence MLIGALLRVPTQAIQRRLIKELNVAGFEELRLPHMAVLQYPGPDGVRPGVLAERAGMSKQAMNQLLRSLEGLGYIVRSDAPDEGRARIIRLTKRGRAAYSRISDILRHIEREWSAELGQRRFAQLKEVLFRVWESPLTRSQAGMAHETE, from the coding sequence ATGCTCATCGGCGCATTACTGCGTGTTCCGACTCAGGCGATCCAGCGCCGTCTCATCAAGGAGCTGAACGTGGCCGGTTTTGAGGAGCTGCGCCTGCCGCATATGGCGGTGCTGCAATATCCGGGCCCTGATGGAGTTCGCCCAGGCGTTCTCGCGGAGCGCGCGGGCATGAGCAAGCAGGCCATGAACCAGCTCCTCCGGAGCCTCGAAGGGCTCGGCTATATCGTCCGGTCCGACGCACCCGACGAGGGCCGCGCGCGAATTATCCGCTTGACCAAACGTGGCCGGGCCGCATACTCAAGAATCTCCGACATACTCCGCCACATCGAGCGCGAATGGAGCGCTGAACTTGGGCAAAGGCGTTTCGCCCAGCTCAAAGAGGTGCTATTCCGCGTCTGGGAGAGCCCGTTGACCCGCTCGCAGGCGGGAATGGCACACGAGACTGAATAG
- a CDS encoding gamma-glutamyl-gamma-aminobutyrate hydrolase family protein (Members of this family of hydrolases with an active site Cys residue belong to MEROPS family C26.) — translation MTALAADGVVEGLEAADGRFVIGVQFHPELPGDVPEAVPIFDLLVARARDR, via the coding sequence GTGACCGCCCTTGCGGCCGACGGCGTTGTGGAGGGCCTGGAGGCGGCCGACGGGCGGTTCGTGATCGGCGTGCAGTTCCACCCCGAGCTCCCGGGCGACGTGCCGGAGGCAGTACCCATCTTCGACCTGCTGGTGGCGCGCGCGCGGGATCGGTGA
- a CDS encoding cytochrome b N-terminal domain-containing protein: MSLTRKVREQLVRALPPEELFPDAQPAYVHSYVYLFGILTLTSFVMLILSGTVLAAFGPQWWHTSTAGHFVNSIHFWSVQVFMFFMVLHLWAQFCMGAWRDGRALTWVTGAVTFVAAIGTAFTGYLSQQNFDSQWIAVQGKDAMNAVGIGAFFNLLDFGQMYGFHIFILPWLVLLLIGIHVLLVRFRGVVKPYPLPEEEQKLVSSQGTTGSSD, from the coding sequence ATGAGCCTGACACGGAAAGTCCGTGAACAGCTGGTTCGCGCTCTGCCGCCAGAGGAGCTGTTCCCGGATGCACAGCCCGCATATGTCCACTCGTACGTGTACCTCTTCGGGATTCTGACCCTGACCAGCTTCGTGATGCTCATCCTGTCGGGTACTGTTCTCGCCGCATTTGGCCCGCAGTGGTGGCACACGTCGACGGCGGGTCACTTCGTCAACAGCATCCACTTCTGGAGCGTGCAGGTGTTCATGTTCTTCATGGTGCTGCACCTCTGGGCGCAGTTTTGCATGGGCGCGTGGCGCGATGGCCGAGCGTTGACCTGGGTGACCGGTGCGGTGACGTTTGTCGCGGCCATTGGCACGGCATTTACAGGCTATCTCTCGCAGCAGAACTTTGACTCACAGTGGATCGCCGTGCAGGGCAAGGACGCGATGAATGCCGTCGGCATCGGCGCTTTCTTCAACCTCCTCGACTTCGGGCAGATGTACGGATTCCACATCTTTATCCTACCGTGGTTGGTGCTACTGTTGATCGGCATTCACGTGTTGCTGGTCCGCTTTCGCGGAGTGGTCAAGCCTTACCCGTTGCCCGAGGAGGAGCAGAAATTGGTCTCTTCCCAGGGTACCACCGGATCCTCGGACTGA
- a CDS encoding cupin domain-containing protein — protein sequence MNDCVVRLGVMQGQFHWHKHDKEDEFFYVVEGRFVIELEGRTVELGPKQGFTVPKGVMHRTGAPARTVILMIEGAEVKPTGD from the coding sequence GTGAACGACTGCGTCGTCCGGCTCGGCGTGATGCAGGGCCAGTTCCACTGGCACAAGCACGACAAGGAAGACGAGTTCTTCTATGTGGTGGAGGGGCGGTTCGTGATTGAATTAGAAGGCCGAACGGTCGAACTCGGGCCGAAGCAGGGTTTTACCGTCCCGAAAGGCGTGATGCATCGGACGGGGGCGCCGGCTCGAACCGTGATTCTTATGATCGAGGGGGCCGAGGTCAAACCCACCGGCGATTGA
- a CDS encoding cupin domain-containing protein, with product MPFTTRKAAIQQKIGLHVNPADETIRIGPLAVRFLITGENSNGSVAAFELVVPGAQRLAAPAHSHGRYEETIYGIDGVLTWTVDGKPFNVGPGQALCIPRGAIHRFDNNGSQNVRALCVITPAVLGPQYFRESAEVINAAAGGPPDRAKIAEIMHRHGLTPAPPQA from the coding sequence ATGCCATTTACCACAAGGAAGGCAGCCATACAGCAGAAGATCGGCCTGCACGTCAATCCTGCCGACGAAACCATCCGTATAGGGCCGCTCGCGGTGCGCTTCTTGATCACCGGAGAGAACTCGAATGGCAGCGTCGCGGCATTTGAGCTCGTTGTCCCGGGCGCGCAGCGCCTGGCGGCTCCGGCGCATAGCCACGGCCGTTACGAAGAGACGATCTACGGCATCGACGGAGTGTTGACCTGGACCGTCGACGGGAAGCCTTTCAACGTCGGGCCGGGACAGGCACTCTGCATTCCGCGCGGCGCCATTCACCGGTTCGACAACAACGGAAGCCAGAACGTGAGGGCGCTTTGCGTGATCACGCCAGCCGTACTAGGTCCGCAGTATTTTCGCGAGTCTGCCGAGGTGATCAACGCGGCGGCCGGCGGGCCGCCGGACCGAGCGAAGATTGCGGAGATCATGCACCGCCACGGCCTCACGCCGGCTCCGCCCCAGGCATAG
- a CDS encoding AraC family ligand binding domain-containing protein produces MLRIGEERHTAGAGTFAFVPRETIHGFHNASSDSATLLVMHHPAGFERYLEEMQQLAARHGGREERVALAARFDMIPVPASTET; encoded by the coding sequence GTGCTGCGCATCGGCGAGGAGAGACACACCGCTGGAGCAGGCACATTCGCCTTCGTCCCGCGCGAAACGATCCACGGCTTTCACAACGCGAGCAGTGACAGCGCGACCCTGCTGGTGATGCACCATCCCGCCGGCTTCGAGCGCTATCTTGAAGAAATGCAGCAACTGGCTGCTCGGCACGGAGGCAGAGAGGAACGGGTCGCACTTGCTGCTCGCTTCGACATGATCCCGGTGCCGGCGTCAACGGAGACCTAG